In one Dreissena polymorpha isolate Duluth1 chromosome 7, UMN_Dpol_1.0, whole genome shotgun sequence genomic region, the following are encoded:
- the LOC127839961 gene encoding uncharacterized protein LOC127839961, giving the protein MSKQGMLTLLIIGYLLEVRTDPIQIRNSQIAVTSDGDQFWPAAWVNDGIENNNGSADNCGCCAALKRPSWLQLTLDKTYLVEKILVLGRTDKNFEQFDNITLSLGRQDQSLRNEALIWTNLSFPMTILSPPREVDFVRVSGGKAPNKMTKVEHWTICEIMIYRQAVQQEEGSDMAGKCSEVRNRLIPEFARV; this is encoded by the exons ATGTCTAAACAAGGAATGCTTACTTTGCTTATAATTGGATATTTATTGGAAGTGAGAACAG ACCCCATCCAGATCCGTAATTCACAAATCGCGGTGACATCAGACGGGGATCAATTCTGGCCTGCAGCTTGGGTCAACGATGGTATTGAAAATAACAATGGCAGTGCGGACAATTGTGGATGTTGCGCAGCTCTAAAAAGACCATCATGGCTGCAACTGACATTGGACAAGACTTATCTCGTGGAAAAGATTCTAGTTCTAGGACGTACAGATAAAA ATTTTGAGCAGTTTGACAACATCACATTGTCACTGGGAAGACAGGATCAGTCACTCCGGAACGAAGCGTTAATCTGGACAAACCTGTCTTTTCCGATGACGATACTCTCCCCTCCACGCGAAGTAGATTTTGTACGAGTTTCGGGTGGAAAGGCACCAAATAAGATGACAAAAGTTGAACACTGGACTATATGCGAGATTATGATATACCGACAAGCAG TGCAGCAGGAGGAGGGATCTGATATGGCTGGGAAATGTTCGGAGGTTcgcaatagactgatcccggaattcgctcgagtttag
- the LOC127839962 gene encoding receptor-type tyrosine-protein phosphatase epsilon-like — MEKDVTMFLATVLMTNVRLDGPFVTVAQVTTVTMSPVTAPMNYVSLVGPMVTVALPATLALLVLTAPIYVIVTTMKLAIILMVTVPITYVQLDGRMTTVAKSVIAYTEQTVTMSPVTAPMSYVSLGGPTVTAALINCECSAKLVPPSQNSRLDKQEKKYTAFISCKSGHYGQSCSMNCHCDTCHQVNGSCLMSLQCHDGFRMENGFCTPHKQIGKSSTVNVAGIVGGCVAAVVIIIGMTLLTLYCRRQKLHAKECHTKISTSAKIETCFYTRFDHLDRAYDGKNVSVEDKAKVASTNVSSLLSGKENPVPSDDHDYYSFKTLSRGIKIYELWDYIHEKFQSGSTFFEEEFKKLRSGLIHKHDIASSEENKGRNRYKQMYAYDYNRVPLTIEFDGESEYINASYIHGFEKARKFIASQGSTEKNLEDLWRMIWQQSLDKIVMLTNLIETGTMKCLQYWPEELNGVCRYGRIDVKYVDVEEMFDYNIRTFTITKGRDTRVVKQFHFKSWPDKGVPDTAWCLVDFWRAVDTQEEHLLPILVHCSAGVGRTGTFIALDNLISQAQLEICVRPFQIVEALREQRVSMVQTKEQYTYLHEALAEALLIGTHHVVTRQFESVHQFMIVEDSILTTTRLEKQFELCMRSVESNEGHLQPVASQETEYGNIGAHVAEIDAYRRQHYRRSEPPAEIYLPTFNEKTGMIVLPKPTEKQLAMFWSRLEKLGSITVIDLSSDDIELKHILIDRKDREHATKGTHVMKEEKQNGFVEITYSMTQETCRDKIIKHFVLSSWKGVDIPTDRTKVLEMIEAVQTWQPEMSDDTPIVILDNGGFQKCGVVAVLLNEIYRILQQNGQINILQSVKTMMYGKSLLIRSMMQFKFCYDVILDYVQHKGVYQNY; from the exons ATGGAGAAAGATGTGACCATGTTTCTGGCCACTGTCCTAATGACCAATGTGCGCCTGGATGGACCCTTCGTAACTGTAGCGCAG GTGACAACTGTAACCATGTCTCCGGTAACTGCTCCGATGAACTATGTGAGCCTGGTTGGACCAATGGTAACTGTAGCGTTG CCTGCAACCCTGGCACTTTTGGTGTTAACTGCACCTATATATGTCATTGTTACAACAATGAAACTTGCCATCATATTGATGGTAACTGTCCCAATAACATATGTGCAGCTGGATGGGCGCATGACAACTGTAGCGAAG AGTGTCATTGCCTACACAGAGCAAACTGTAACCATGTCTCCGGTAACTGCTCCGATGAGCTATGTGAGCCTGGGTGGACCAACAGTAACTGCAGCGTTG ATTAACTGTGAATGCTCCGCGAAGCTTGTCCCTCCCTCGCAGAACTCTCGCCTGGACAAACAAGAGAAGAAATATACAGCATTTATTT CCTGTAAATCTGGCCACTACGGGCAAAGCTGCTCTATGAACTGTCACTGCGACACGTGCCATCAGGTCAATGGATCCTGCTTAATGTCTCTTCAATGCCACGATGGATTCAGGATGGAAAATGGTTTCTGTACAC CACACAAACAGATAGGAAAAAGTAGTACCGTAAACGTGGCTGGAATAGTTGGTGGTTGCGTCGCAGCTGTTGTTATCATAATAGGAATGACGTTATTAACCTTATATTGCAGGCGGCAAAAGCTACATGC tAAAGAATGTCATACTAAAATATCTACATCAGCAAAGATAGAGACATGTTTCTATACCAGATTTGATCATCTCGATCGGGCTTATGATGGAAAAAACGTCTCCGTAGAAGACAAAGCGAAAGTCGCTTCAACAA ATGTCAGCAGTTTATTGTCTGGCAAAGAGAATCCCGTCCCTAGTGATGACCATGATTACTACAGCTTCAAGACACTTAGCCGCGGAATAAAAATTTATGAACTTTGGGACTACATCCACGAAAAATTTCAAAGCGGTTCAACATTCTTTGAAGAAGAATTTAAA aaattaagAAGCGGGCTTATCCATAAGCACGACATAGCATCGTCCGAAGAAAACAAAGGCAGGAATCGCTACAAGCAGATGTATGCAT ACGACTATAACCGTGTGCCCTTGACAATAGAGTTCGATGGAGAATCTGAATACATCAACGCCAGCTATATACAC ggCTTTGAAAAGGCAAGGAAATTCATCGCTTCTCAGG GTTCAACGGAGAAAAATTTAGAGGACTTATGGCGTATGATATGGCAGCAGAGTTTAGACAAGATTGTGATGCTGACGAATTTGATTGAAACAGGAACG ATGAAATGCTTGCAATATTGGCCCGAGGAACTGAACGGTGTGTGCAGGTACGGACGAATTGACGTCAAGTACGTTGATGTCGAGGAGATGTTTGATTACAACATCAGGACATTCACAATCACAAAG GGACGTGATACCAGGGTGGTCAAGCAGTTTCATTTTAAATCGTGGCCAGACAAAGGTGTTCCCGACACGGCCTGGTGTCTTGTAGACTTCTGGAGAGCGGTGGATACTCAGGAAGAGCACCTTTTACCCATTCTGGTTCACTGCAG CGCTGGTGTTGGGCGAACAGGAACATTTATTGCTCTCGACAATCTTATTTCACAAGCACAACTTGAAATCTGTGTCAGACCATTCCAGATTGTCGAAGCGTTGCGCGAACAAAGGGTTAGCATGGTCCAGACAAAG GAACAATACACTTACCTACACGAGGCCCTGGCGGAAGCTCTCCTGATTGGGACACACCACGTGGTAACCAGACAGTTTGAAAGTGTCCACCAGTTCATGATTGTAGAAGACAGTATTTTGACAACTACAAGACTGGAAAAACAATTCGAA TTGTGTATGCGTAGTGTTGAAAGTAATGAGGGACATTTGCAACCAGTGGCCAGCCAAGAGACAGAATATGGCAACATTGGGGCACACGTGGCTGAAA TAGATGCATATCGACGCCAACATTATAGGAGGAGTGAACCGCCAGCTGAAATCTATCTCCCT ACATTCAATGAAAAGACGGGTATGATTGTGCTACCCAAACCAACTGAGAAACAGCTGGCAATGTTTTGGTCACGTCTTGAAAAGCTTGGCTCTATAACGGTGATTGATCTTTCATCGGATGACATTGAACTG AAACATATACTAATAGACAGAAAAGACAGGGAACATGCAACAAAAGGCACACATGTTATGAAAGAGgaaaaacaaaatggatttgTTGAAATAACTTATTCCATGACACAGGAG ACTTGCCGCGACAAAATCATAAAACACTTCGTGCTGTCTTCGTGGAAAGGAGTAGATATACCGACAGACAGGACAAAAGTGCTTGAGATGATAGAGGCGGTGCAAACTTGGCAGCCTGAAATGTCAGACGACACACCAATAGTGATACTAGACAA CGGTGGATTCCAGAAATGCGGAGTCGTTGCTGTTTTATTGAACGAGATTTATCGCATATTACAACAGAATGGGCAGATCAACATTTTACAATCAGTCAAGACAATGATGTACGGAAAAAGCCTTCTCATCCGCAGCATG ATGCAGTTCAAGTTCTGCTATGATGTGATATTGGACTATGTTCAGCATAAAGGGGTTTATCAGAACTATTAA